In Paenibacillus xylanilyticus, the genomic window CCGTTAGTCGAAAAGCTTGTTGGTTCATTATGATTTTGCGCAGTGGATGGAGCAGGGGGTGGGAGACGCTGTGTTCTTCGCTTTTGGCTTTCTCGGTCAAGTACTCCTGCAGGTTCATGTCCGGCTCGTCATCCAGCATATCTCGCAGTTTATGGTAAGTGGAAGGAGTTAATGCTTCCTGGGCGGCAGTGTGATTCAGCATCATCCGGAGCCAAGCCCGTTCCTGGGATGTCCAGGTGAACAGTCCAGTCTCATTCAATCTCGTCATGATCTGATAGTTGAACATCTTCTCGAACAGATTCATAATATTGCGCAATCTCCTTCCATTCCTTAATCATCTCCTGGCGAAGCCTGTGAGGTGCAATGACCTCGCAGCTGGAGCCAAAGCTTCGAAGCCATGGTTTAATCTCCGTCGTACCGTTAACCCGGATCTCATACAGAAAGGTATGCTCGGTTTCGGGCGTAATGGTGCCCCACTGGCCCTGCAGACGTACCCGATCCAGAATGAAGTTGCGCTGACCGCTCTCGGGATGGAAAAAGCGGGCTTGAACCGTAACCGTCTTCGCCGTATCCACCAGCCAGCTGAATCGGCTGACTTCTGCCCATTGCTGCTTGAGATCGTGCATATACTCTGGGCTTACCGCATCCAGTTCCTCCATCTGGGTGATACCCTCCATTCGAAACTTCACGAACCCCCGGCGTCCCTGATATCCAATGACATACCACCGACCATATTGGTGATCATATACAACTTCGAGCGGCAGAATCTGATTGGAGTGTCCGCCGGCTTCCCGTTCGAATCGCGGATTCGTGTTCTGGGAGCTGTAGCTGGATGGTTTTTTGGGTGAAAAATAGACAAACTGGACTCGCTTGCACTGGCGAATGGCACTAAGCAGGGTATACAGATGCGCCTCATCCAGAATGCGGGAATAATAATGGTACTTGTATATAAACGGTTCGGTTACTTCCTGCTCGGGATAGCTTGCGGCTATTGCCTTCTTCAGGCTGTCTCTCAGCAGATACCCCTGTACCGAGGGAATTTGGGTATTCGCCATAATGTCCACAAAATCATATAACTCCAGCTGTTCCTGGGCCGTTAGTTTGGTGAGGACGTCCTGCTGCAGCATATAGCGATAAGGCCTGCCGCCCGGTTCCTTCCGGATAACACCGACTTCTTCCAGATACTTCAGATCGGTGCGGATCGTTTTTTCGTCAGGCAATGCAAGTTCCTCTGGCAGATCGGCACAGCAGGCATCCAGCAGTTCCATTGCGGTCAGCGCGCTGCCCTGCAGTGTATGTAAAATGACGGAAAGCCGCTGAACCTCTGTTTCTCTCATCGATTTGGCCCGAAAAAGGAAAAGCAGCAGGGGTTCCGCAGATTCCCCATATTGGAAACGGACGAGGTCCGTCATTTCTTTGCTCGGCTCTGAACCGTGGCGCTGGTCCGCCACAGATTGCATGATTTCTTTTAACCTGCGCGTCGTTTTATCAAAGGTATGTACGGAGATGCCGAGTCGTTCGGCATATTGTTTGCGATTGTATGCACCGCTTGTCAGAGACAGCATGCGAAGAAACTGAATTTCTTTGTCAAAGCTTTCTTTGGCCATGAACCATCACTCCTTGGTGGCCTGGAGTCAGGCAAATATGGATAAAGCAATGTGGAGCTTCCTACTTTCCCACTTCTCGTATCCCTTCATTGTAACAGGAAGCGTGGCGGGTTTCATTTGAAACTTACAAAGGTCGCCATACTTTCGCCATGTTCTAGTATGGATGAGTTAGGCATAATGAGGGTACGAAGAGATACGTGGCAAGCAGCAGAAGAGATAAAGGAGGCAGGTAGACATGACTCACGTTGATGAAGAAATGAGAGAAACGATTCGGCAGCAGCTCGCACAGATTGAACAGGAGGAACAGATCCGCATTATCTATGCCTGCGAGTCGGGCAGCCGGGCTTGGGGATTTCCTTCACAGGATAGTGATTATGATGTGCGTTTTCTGTACGTTAGGCCGCTGGATTGGTACTTGTCGATTGAGGATAAACGGGATGTGATTGAACGTCCGATCAGTGATCAGCTGGATATCAACGGCTGGGATCTGCAAAAGGCACTGAAGTTATTTCGAAAATCAAATCCACCGCTGCTGGAGTGGCTGCAATCGCCCATTCGCTACGACGAGCGGTACAGTGTGGCAGAGCACATTCGTGCATGGTCTCCGCTTACGTTCTCGCCCAAGTCCTGCATGTACCATTATTTGAATATGGCCAAAGGGAACTTCCGGGATTATCTGCAAGGCGAGCAGGTGAAGATCAAAAAGTATTTCTATGTGCTCCGTCCGCTGCTCGCCTGCGGTTGGATTGAACGTTATGACGCCATGCCGCCCTTGGACTTTGATGAGTTAGTCAAGGACATTATACCTGCGGGAACGCCGCTGTATGTGGAAATTCAAGATCTTTTGAGAAGGAAGAGAGCTGGAGAAGAACTGGATCTGGAGCCGAAGCTGCCAGCCATTCATTCCTATTTGGCAGAGAACATCGAGCATTTCGGACACGTAGCTGCGGACATGAAGAATGATCAGGTTGTAGGGTACGAAGAATTGAATCGAATTTTCCGATCTGCATTGAATGAAGCGTGGGCGGATGAAGAGCAGGAGCATAGGAAGAAGGAGGAATAATCCATGCATTTGATATTAAAAGCAACTGGAGAGGGAGCAGGCATTGTATCGCATCTGCTCTCAAAGAATCCGAATAATGTGTATGACCGGACGGATAAGGGTGTGCGCGTAAGAATGGTATACACGACAGCTGCAGAACGTG contains:
- a CDS encoding helix-turn-helix transcriptional regulator is translated as MAKESFDKEIQFLRMLSLTSGAYNRKQYAERLGISVHTFDKTTRRLKEIMQSVADQRHGSEPSKEMTDLVRFQYGESAEPLLLFLFRAKSMRETEVQRLSVILHTLQGSALTAMELLDACCADLPEELALPDEKTIRTDLKYLEEVGVIRKEPGGRPYRYMLQQDVLTKLTAQEQLELYDFVDIMANTQIPSVQGYLLRDSLKKAIAASYPEQEVTEPFIYKYHYYSRILDEAHLYTLLSAIRQCKRVQFVYFSPKKPSSYSSQNTNPRFEREAGGHSNQILPLEVVYDHQYGRWYVIGYQGRRGFVKFRMEGITQMEELDAVSPEYMHDLKQQWAEVSRFSWLVDTAKTVTVQARFFHPESGQRNFILDRVRLQGQWGTITPETEHTFLYEIRVNGTTEIKPWLRSFGSSCEVIAPHRLRQEMIKEWKEIAQYYESVREDVQLSDHDEIE
- a CDS encoding nucleotidyltransferase domain-containing protein — its product is MTHVDEEMRETIRQQLAQIEQEEQIRIIYACESGSRAWGFPSQDSDYDVRFLYVRPLDWYLSIEDKRDVIERPISDQLDINGWDLQKALKLFRKSNPPLLEWLQSPIRYDERYSVAEHIRAWSPLTFSPKSCMYHYLNMAKGNFRDYLQGEQVKIKKYFYVLRPLLACGWIERYDAMPPLDFDELVKDIIPAGTPLYVEIQDLLRRKRAGEELDLEPKLPAIHSYLAENIEHFGHVAADMKNDQVVGYEELNRIFRSALNEAWADEEQEHRKKEE